In the genome of Raphanus sativus cultivar WK10039 chromosome 9, ASM80110v3, whole genome shotgun sequence, the window GAAGGCCCATACAAGATAGTCAAGGTCGTCAAACCGGGGGTATACCGATTGGAGACTTCCGCTGGAGAGCAAGTACCGAGAGCTTGGAACGCTTCCAACCTCAAGAAATATTACGTTTAAGTTCCttccatcaaaaaaaaaaaaagggaagaaCTGAGCGAATGATCTCACCATCACTTTCGCTCAACACCGAATGGATGATAACACGTCACTTCCATTCAGTTTCCGGCAGATGATACCACATCACTTCTGCCACAATCCCGAATGAGTCTGCTCGCGTCACTTTTGCCTCAACTGTGGCGAATGACTAGACTACTCATTCGGGCAAATCGAACTACGATCGGCTTGATCCCTCCATGAGGGTACCTAGGCAGCCTAACAAAAGGGTGCAGCCACAATCCCAACCAAAATCACACGCTGCTCGTGAAAAACTGAGATGGAACTGTCCCGCGGCACCATACGCATGCACGTATACTACTTTCGCAGTGCCGAACAACTACGCATCGTATAGCCCGAACGGACCTTGGTTCCAGAGCGAATGACCTCACCATCACTTTCGCTCAACACCGAATAAATGACACCACGTCACTTCCATTCAGTTTCCGGCAGATGATACCACATCACTTCTGTCACAACACCGAATGAGTCTGTTCGCGTCACTTTTGCCTCAACTGTGGCGAATGACTAAACCACTCATTCGCGCAATGGTCCGCAATCCATCCGATTAAAGACGCCCAGTCATCATCACACGATCACACGCGAAGGTAACGAACTGTCGTGTCGGGAAAACCTTCTTGGGATAGAATCAAGAGGTTGACGGCACAACACCTCGAGTCTTCCACTGGTCTTAACGGACGATCGATCGTTAAGATCAGGGGCTGCAAATCTCACGTGCTCGCGAAGTCGGTCAAACACAAGAAAAATAAGGAGCAATCTACTAAGGCTGCGATAAGCTTTTCAGGAAACAAATCAAGAGTTTTAAGAAGTACAACAGAGTCCGATCATCCGGCCAACAGTCTTAACGGCCGGACAGTAAAAAAGAGACAGCAAAGAGAATCCTAAAAGAGCACAGCAAACCCAAAGAGGGTATCCAAAAGGAAAGCAACAAcataatgtaaataatcaaacaaCAACACACGGGCAAATCAGTCTCCAGCGATCGATCTTCAGACGACCTTGTCGGAAGAAGAAGCATCCATCGCCTTGTCAGATTGGTTCAAACCCGGGGATACGTCAAGACCGCTAAAGCGAGGAAGAATGAAATCCTGCTCCGTGATAGCCTCGACGGTAACTTCCTCCATATCTCTCCTGAAATTCGCTTCATTAGCAGTCAAGGTGTCGATGAGCTCCTTTGGGATAGACGTACCAAAGTCTTTCAGTACATCCATCGAACCTAAAGTCCCCGAGGCCTCACTATGAAGAATAAGTTTCTCCTCGCGTCTATCCCGATCGACCATGTACCTCTTGAACTTGTCGAAGCATTCGTTCGCCGCAGCCGCAATACGACTCGTCTGAGAAGCGAGGTCGCGACGATGCACCTGTTTTGCAAATTCCATCGTCTTCTTTAGATCCTCAGCCTCCGCCTTCAATTCAGCAACCTTACTATGAGCGGTCTCCAGCTCTTCTTCGAGATCGTCAGATGTCTGTTTCGCTTGTTTACGCTCGCGATAAAAACGAGTTCGCTCATCAACGATCTCCTTGGACTTCACGAGAGCAGCTTGCTTAAGCTTCTCGATCTCCACATCTTTGGCCTCGATCACGAGAGCAGCTTGCTTAAGTTCCTCGATCTCCATCTCTTTGGCTTCGATCGTGGCCTCGGCACTGGCGAAATCCGATGCCATCTTTCGCAGCACCAGCTCATAATCCGCTATGAGTTGATTCTTACGAAAGATAGCCtgcaaaataaaacaaaatgttaaCATCCATCGCGCGCGATGGAGAAAGTACTCTAACAGAAAACGAAGAATAATTAGTAAGTAGAAACTTACCTCCACATCAGCCTGAGCGGACTCGGCAAACCTATCCGGGAACGCAAGCGTAGGAGTCTCCGGCATCAGCTGCGTACCGCCTCGAATCTGGCGCACCAACTCAGCACATGCGCTGGGATCGCCAACCAACGGACCGTCTTTGTCATGACGAAAAGCCCAACGCTCGGACACAGCCAATGCGAGCCTATCGGATGGAGGACCTAATCCCCCCCAAGGCAACAAACGAGACGCCGGCAGAGCTATCTCCGAAGAAGAACGAGAAGAGTTATCGTACGCCTTCTTCAATCTCTTCCCGCCATGATCCAGAGAGCCACCATCGGCCGgctcttttctttttgagataGGCAAAGCGGTCTGACCTTCCTCCGCTAGATCCTCGGGCTCCTTCTCCCGATCGGCCGACTGATCGATCGCCGCAGTGTTCTTACCAACTGAATCCCTCCCATCACCAGAGTCTATCACCATCTCCTTGGAAGAtttactctttttcttcttctccttcctttttAAAGGACTAGCACTCAGCGTCGGATCAGCCGACTCACTCGCCGACGGATCGATAGTCATGACGTCCGCATTCTCGATTGGTAATCCTTGAGACTCAGTGCCACGCTCATCGGTCCCAATCTTCCCAGATGACGAAATCTGAGCCTCAGCTTCTTTATCTTTAAGCGACGAGACAGAACCAAAGTTTCCACCGCTTAGTTGAGCACGGAGAATCTCACTATAGTTCAGATATGCCTTTGGAATCTTCCCCATGATTGGGAGTGGCAATCTCTTCCCTTTTCCTTCTACAAACGGCTCCTTTGACATCCAATCGACTGGTACAAGGGGAAGAAAAGTTAACACAAACGAATTTCTTGAAAAGAAACTGGAACAAATCGACCGATGTACAACAAGATACCTCTGGCGATTCGTTCCCGCTGACGCTCGATTCTATCAAGACTGAAATCTCCCCAACTCTGCTGCCTGAGCACCGCGATCTTCGGGAGATCTCTCCAAAAGGTATCTCGAGCTCCGATGGCGTGCGGAAGACcgactgcaaacaaaaaaaaacacacacaaacaagAGTGAGTTTCGATGGTAGTGAAACATCATTCGGCTCAAAGTTATCAGCCAATACGATCGCTCCATAAGACACGGCACTCTTCGCTAGGTGGTTCCTCGAACGCCGCCTCGTCGGCTTTGACGTAGAAGTAAAAACGTTGCCATTGTTTCGGCGGCGACGGATGACCCATCAAGATGTGGAACCCCGACCGCATCTGTATTCCAAGAAAACCATTTGGTTTGGGCTGCGTCTGGATTACTTCTTCAAAAGTACGAACGGGCATCGAGACGTCTATCTCAGCCGCCATCACCATCAAAGCGACCGCAATCCTTATCGTACCGATCATTATTTGTGTCATAGCCACATCCCGCCGGGCACAATATGAAGTTATTAATCGAGGGATGGGAAACCATAGCTTTGCTTCTCGCCCAAAGAAGGATTCGTAGACACAGTGATAACCGAGAGGAGGCGTCCATGGTCGCTGGTCGGAACCCGGAATCACAAAGGTAACGCCAAACGCTCGACACGCCTTTAACAAGGAAGTAACGCTCTCGACGGTTGACCGAGTGGGTAGAACATCGCCCCAATCCTGACTTCCCACCGAAGAGGATCGAGCGAGCTCAGGCGCGAGATCAAGAACCTGCTCGATCATCCCACCTCGACTATAACGAAAAGGAATAAGACGTCGCCTCTTTCCTTTAGAGCAACCTGTGACCTAGCTCCCCCGAGGGATTCGTCTTAGTTGCCCCAATCCCTTCAATCGGTCGGTCAACGCCATCATCGTCAATCGCATCATCCCCGTCATGTGAATTTTGATCAGCAGATCCCGTTCCACTCGAATCCCTCAACCGATCCAGATTCATCGGAACCCAGCGATATAATCTCCTCTGATGAATCATCCACTATCGCCCCTTGCTCGCATCGATCCATCCGTGTTTTTCCCATGGAATCGCGTGCCCGGTTCGTAGCTCCCAGCTTTAGTCGAAAGGTCGGACCAGACGATTTCGTCACAAGGTTCGGGTCGATCGGGACCCCCTTTCCCTTCTCCGAGCAAGGAAGCTTCGCCGGAGACGACATCGATCGATCGCCCGTCGCCGAAGAGGATGGGAAAGAACTAAAAAAAGGGATAGAAAGGAGAAAGAGaaagttagagagagagagtacctTTTAATCTGAAGAAGAAGTGAGAGCTTAAGAAGCAAAGCCCCTATTTATAGTAAACGGGCCCAAACTTCGAGGATAAGTCACATCATTAGGCCTATTGGGCCTTTATCGGCACCTTCTCTCTCCGAACCACCAGATGCGACGCTCCTATCGATCGATCGGATAGTTTCTATGAGCACACTTGCAGCCGGCCGATCGATCGAATTACGAGCCCTGATCAGGTCACTTAGCAAGTCATTGACGATCGATCGATCGTCAAAAATTCTACGATCGTAAGTCCTATCAATCGGTCGAATAGCTCCCATTAAAAGCCCTTGCGACCGACCGATCGATCAAATGGCGAGCAAATGCTCCGAGACAAAGCCGACCGACCGATTGCCTAGAGAGAACGCAGCGCCAAACACCCCCGTTACGCCAGATACGACGATCGATCTCCGCGATATATTGATCGTCAGGGTCAAAGGGATGGGACGTATTCTCGTAGGGCAAGACGCGCCAGCACCAAACCTGTTATTATCAAAACCATAATCTCACTACCCATTGCGAGATACCTACGACATCTCGCCGATGGAGTAGGGGGGGGGGGCTTACTGTTGGAGATGGATTTAACATCCCTCCACAAGGCCAATCGAACAACAGCTTTCGGCCCATCGACATCAAGATCCCTCTTTTGAGATTGGTTCGATCGATCGCTTGAACCGGATGACCGATCGATCGGTTAAACTTATTTAGGCTCAATACGCCATCGCTTCGCTAGGAAGCCCACGAACATAAATTCAGGCCCAAGGGTTCTAGGGCGAACAGGTCCTAGGGCGAACGAAGGGAAAAGTAACGAGAGCTATAAAAGAAGGTCGAAGTGGAAAGAGAAATGGATCCAAAATACACTTTAGAGCACTGACGGCAAGATTAGGGTTTACCAACCAATCGATCTACCTTGTGTTTTTGCCGGCACTTTCAACAAAGCTCCggtcttttcttcttttcgttTCACCTCTTTGTAGTCCGTTCAATCTCGTTCACTAATCAATAAAACGTCTTCGTAAGACCCACAAAACCGAATCCTCTTTACTTTCAGTCGATCAACAAACTCGGATTCAACAGCCATCCTGAGATATTGTTCAATATATTCCTTTAAAATAGTAACTAGATCTGTGTGCGGgtacttattttatataattggtATATACTTTTAAggttacttatatatttaaatgtgtatataatttttaaatacaataattttatatttttgtaccgtaaattaattaattatttcaatttttagtAGATAgtataatgaataaaatattagtttattaagAGATTTGTTAATAGATCCGGTTTTGTAGGAGTTGATGATTAATTTAgggtgaaatattattattaataataaatgaatgataacTGATTTCTAATTAGAgtctattttctaaaaaatcatACATAAATCAAGTTGTGATTTctgttttagtatataaaatattgaatgATATAACTTGTGTTTGTATAAAGTTGATACATTTGCTTTCTggataatttattaataaaacaaaggGTTTGTAAATCAGTTAAAGATTTAATATGAGTCGAAGTTATATCATG includes:
- the LOC130500130 gene encoding meiosis-specific protein ASY2-like, giving the protein MNLDRLRDSSGTGSADQNSHDGDDAIDDDGVDRPIEGIGATKTNPSGELGHSRGGMIEQVLDLAPELARSSSVGSQDWGDVLPTRSTVESVTSLLKACRAFGVTFVIPGSDQRPWTPPLGYHCVYESFFGREAKLWFPIPRLITSYCARRDVAMTQIMIGTIRIAVALMVMAAEIDVSMPVRTFEEVIQTQPKPNGFLGIQMRSGFHILMGHPSPPKQWQRFYFYVKADEAAFEEPPSEECRVLWSDLGLPHAIGARDTFWRDLPKIAVLRQQSWGDFSLDRIERQRERIARVDWMSKEPFVEGKGKRLPLPIMGKIPKAYLNYSEILRAQLSGGNFGSVSSLKDKEAEAQISSSGKIGTDERGTESQGLPIENADVMTIDPSASESADPTLSASPLKRKEKKKKSKSSKEMVIDSGDGRDSVGKNTAAIDQSADREKEPEDLAEEGQTALPISKRKEPADGGSLDHGGKRLKKAYDNSSRSSSEIALPASRLLPWGGLGPPSDRLALAVSERWAFRHDKDGPLVGDPSACAELVRQIRGGTQLMPETPTLAFPDRFAESAQADVEAIFRKNQLIADYELVLRKMASDFASAEATIEAKEMEIEELKQAALVIEAKDVEIEKLKQAALVKSKEIVDERTRFYRERKQAKQTSDDLEEELETAHSKVAELKAEAEDLKKTMEFAKQVHRRDLASQTSRIAAAANECFDKFKRYMVDRDRREEKLILHSEASGTLGSMDVLKDFGTSIPKELIDTLTANEANFRRDMEEVTVEAITEQDFILPRFSGLDVSPGLNQSDKAMDASSSDKVV